The sequence GGGGAAATAAAAATGTAGCAACTGCTTCGTAGCGTGCACTTCTGGTGTCGTTGAGCCGGGGtggaggggccaactttgaatgttgtgttttacGAACTGCAACCGACAAATCCTCATACTCATTCTGCCTTCAAGCCCGCTGCCACAGAAAGCAGGAGGAACATCAGGACACTCCTTCCTTACCCGGCGATGGCGTAGAGACGTCCTCGGAGAACGGTTGCTCCTACGTAACATCGAGGAGTGGTCATACTGGCTACAGTGGTCCAATAGTCTGTTCTGATGTTGTAGACCTCAACAGAGTCGAGGTGCGAAACACCATCAAAGCCTCCTACTACATAGATGTGGTCGTTGAGTAAAGCCACACCAGCACCTGAAACAATATGAAGGTGTCAGACAAACAGTACCACAGACTGTTAGCTGACAGTTTTCTTACCCTGGAAAACCTACCTGACCGCTTAGTGGCCATTGGTGTGACACTGGTCCAGTGGCCTGTGTGAGGGTCATACCGCTCCACTGAATTCAGTATATTCAGGCCATCGTATCCACCTGTGAGGAAACATCAATGAAACGAtgagctgtgtttgttttctcaatgTGACCTCAAGTGTCAAAGCTATCAAAGACTGAGCTGTTTGGATTTTGTGTCCGTACCTAGACAGTATATGAGTCCACTGGCCACCACCAGACCAGCCCCTTCTCTTGCAGTCTGCATGTCTCCCAGCATGCTCCACTGGTCAATGTTTGGGTCGTATCGCTCCATGCTGGTATGGCGCCGGCTGCCGTCGAAGCCACCGGCAACATAGATCATATCTGTCGAGAGTCAAGAaggaacaaaatgaaaaaccacaACTTTACTCACATTGTTTACTTTtctgagagagaggaaaacattcTCAGGGGGATTTcacgggaagaaaaaaacagtggaGGTGTGAGTCATTTGGCAGAGAAACCCTCCTCACCTCCGAGTGTTGTGGCCCCAGCGAGGCCACGACGTACATTCATGGTAGCGACAGTGTACCAAACACCGTCCTCGTCCGCCGTGTAGTCCAGGCACTCCACAGAGCTGAGCCTCGACCGACCGTCGTAGCCCCCGATCACATAAACCCGATCGTGGAGCGACACTGTGGCGACGTAACGCCTTTTCCGTGCAATGTTCTATAAAGAAAATTAGTCCTGTATTAGTCAAACCTGctgtgataaaaacaacaacataaaatctttaaaatcttAAATACTTACAGGAAGAAAGCTCCATTCTTGAGTTTTTGGATCATATTTCTCAACTATGTCTATTGGTGATTGTTGGCTGCCAAACCCACCTATAACCAGCAGGACTTCTTTGgcacctgaaaaaaaaaattcattttattaCCGACAACAGTGTGAATtacaaaatagataaataaatatagttgTTAAAACCTACCTAATCTGGCTTGTGTGCGTGGACCCTGCATCTCACTCCTCAGCTCCGGTCTTAAGTGGAATTTCTTGGCCTCATCAACAAGGTCTCGACATGGCAGGCTACACCGAATGAGGGGCTAAAAACGTGTCAAAA is a genomic window of Thunnus maccoyii chromosome 4, fThuMac1.1, whole genome shotgun sequence containing:
- the LOC121895163 gene encoding kelch-like protein 12 isoform X4 gives rise to the protein MAPKDIMTNSHAKSILNAMNSLRKSNTLCDITLRVENTDFPAHRIVLAACSDYFCAMFTSELAEKGKSFVDIQGLTASTMEILLDFVYTETVLVTVENVQELLPAACLLQLKGVKRACCDFLESQLDPTNCLGIRDFAETHNCLDLMQAAELFSQKHFSEVVQHEEFMLLSQTEVEKLIKCDEIQVDSEEPVFEAVLNWVKHNRKEREPYLPDMLEFVRMPLLTPRYITDVIDVEPLIRCSLPCRDLVDEAKKFHLRPELRSEMQGPRTQARLGAKEVLLVIGGFGSQQSPIDIVEKYDPKTQEWSFLPNIARKRRYVATVSLHDRVYVIGGYDGRSRLSSVECLDYTADEDGVWYTVATMNVRRGLAGATTLGDMIYVAGGFDGSRRHTSMERYDPNIDQWSMLGDMQTAREGAGLVVASGLIYCLGGYDGLNILNSVERYDPHTGHWTSVTPMATKRSGAGVALLNDHIYVVGGFDGVSHLDSVEVYNIRTDYWTTVASMTTPRCYVGATVLRGRLYAIAGYDGNSLLSSIECYDPVIDSWEVVTSMATQRCDAGVCVLREK